In the genome of Planctomycetia bacterium, the window CGTTCGTCGCCGGCTGGTTTCTGCTCGGGCCGACTGCGTATCATGCGTTCGGCTGTTCGGTCGATGAGTTGGTGATCCTTAAAGCGAACATTCACTTCTCGCACGACATCGGCTACTTCGCCGCTTCCGCCGAGGATAAGCCGCTGCTGCATACATGGTCGCTGGCCGTCGAAGAGCAGTTCTATCTCGTCATTCCGCTGCTGTTTGGGATCGTCGTTCGTTTCGGTCGACGAAGTTGGTTGGAGCCGATCGTCGCCCTGATCACGATGCTCAGCTTCGCGGCCGGTTTCTATGGAGTGTTCAGCGAGAACCAAGCCGCGTATTTCAAACTCTCGACCCGAGCCTGGGAGCTCTTGGCCGGGGTAGCGCTAGCGATTCGTTTGTACAACCGCTCGCCCGTCGCCGGCTTCCCTGTCGCTATGCGGTGGCGCGAAGCTTTCGCGGCTCTCGGCCTGGCGGGGATCGTGCTGCCATGCTTGTGCTACGACGCTCGGACTCCGTTTCCCGGCTTGGCCGCGCTGCCGCCGGTCGTCGGCGCGATGTTGCTCATCGGCTTAGGAGCCGATACCCAGCGCAAGACCTGGGTGCATCGGCTGCTCGAGTCTCGCAGCGCCGTGTATATCGGGTTGATCTCTTACTCGCTCTACCTTTGGCATTGGCCGTTGATCGTTTTCTTTAAGCAAGGAAACGTCGCGCCGCCGACGAACTTCGAGCGCGTGTTATTGGTTGCTATGTCCCTGGCGCTGGCCGTCGTCACGCAGCGTTGCATCGAAACGCCGTTTCGCCAACGACGCTGGCTCGCCTCGCGATCCAGCCTGATCGTAACGACTGCCGTGGTGTTGATCGCCTTGCATGCCGGTGGAAAAAAGCTGCGCAGCACGAACGGTTGGGTCGAGCGCTTGCCGCCGCATGCCCGAATCATCGCCGACACCGGAGTTTGCGATCCACGGTTTATGACCATTCACTTCGCCGCACACGTGCCGGATCAGTTGCTCAAGGTCGGTGCCGAAGGATCGGAGCCGGAGTTGCTTGTGTGGGGCGATAGCCATGCGATGGCGATCATGCCGGGAGTCGACGAAATCTGTCGAGCGTCGGGTGTCGTCGCGCGCGGCGTCGTGCATACCGGACTGTCGCCGATCGCCGCGCATCTCGCGTCGGATTCGCCCCGCATCATCGCCGACACGAACGCTCTGAGCGATGCAGTGAAAAACTATCTCAAGTCGAGCAGGATTCGGGCAGTGATCTTGGCGGCTCGCTGGGGCGTTTATCAGCCGCATCCTCGATTTACCGAATCCCTTCTGCAAACGGTGGACGAACTCAACTCGTTCGGTTGCCATGTCTATTTCATGAAGGATGTGCCGGAGTACGACTGCGACGTCGTCGCCAGGCTCACTCAATCCGCTTGGCACGGGCATGCCTCAGCGCCCCTTTCGGTTTCTGTCTCGCCGCAAGAGTATGCAACCAAGAATCCATTTTATGAGACCTTGCTTCCTCAGTTGATCGCGCACGGCGCGACGATCCTCGATCCCATTCCGGTCTTGCAGGCTCGGACGAACTCGCTCGAAATTCCTGCGAGCGACGCCGGCGGATTATTCTATCGAGATACGCATCACCTGAGCGGATACGGAGGTAAGGCGATCAAGCCGATGTTTACGCCCGTAGTCGATACGCTGCTCGCGCAGCGCTCGATCCCTCCGATACAGTCGACGGAAACGGCGCAGCCGATTCTCACAGCGGACGGGGCGCGCGGCATGACGAAGCAACGGTGACCTGTTGAAGTATGTCCCACCTCGCCGCTACTCGTTCGCCGGCGATGACACCGGCCGGCCCTCTGCCTCTCTCGATTCCCACGCCGAGAATTTAGGATCTCGGGAAGCCGAACCGAGTCGCGATTACGAATTACGGGCGAGAAGCATATCGTCATCGTTGCGGTACTGCGAAATACCCGCCTGTTTCCGGTCACGAGAGTTGTGGTAGAATGTCTGCGACCCGATCGATGCGAGAGTGGCGGAATTGGCAGACGCGCTGGACTTAGGATCCAGTACCGCAAGGTGTGCAGGTTCAAGTCCTGTCTCTCGTACTTTAACCTGATAAGCTCCGCGAGCATCGCTGGCCGCGACTTAGCGCGCTCCCTGAGCCACGTCGCTTTTATCTTTGGCCGCGTCCTGTTTTTTCGCGTCTTCAGCGACGGCCGGAGGCGCTTTCTTGCCATCGTCGGGTAGGCCCAGCACGAGCCAACCGTCGTGGAAGTCGACGTCCATCGCCGCTTGAGTGCCCGAGATCGGCAACGCCAACGCGGTGAGGATCTTGGTTTGCGCGAGCAACGGAAGCGGCACCTCGGGCTTGATCAGTTTCAACAGGGCCGCGACCGGTTCGCTCAAGAGCGAGGCGTGGACCCAGATCTCCATCGGAGCCGGCTTGCCTCGGCTCGCCGGCATTTCGGCCATCGGAGCATACTTTTCCCCTTCCGGCCCGACGCCGATGTAAATGAAATCCTTGGTCGACTTGGCGTGGAGTTGCAACGCCTTCTGGTCTCCGAGGAAACCGTTGACGTAGCGGACGAGATCGAGCCCTTCATTCGCCGCCTTGATTTGTTGATCGGATTCCTTAACGAACGATTCGGCCACTTCCTTTTTATTGTCGCGATCGGCGATCAGCCGCGCTTGCTCGGAAATCTGATAAGACTTCTTTTCCGTGATCCGCGTAATCAACCGATGTCCCAAGTTGCGCGTTGAGCCGAACTGGTCGTACACAAGCTTGGTTTTGGTTTCGATTTCATTTTCTCCGACGACCACGAACCCCTTACGAGGTTCGAAAATGATTCTTCGCTTCGATACGAAGTCGGTGAACGTCCGGCTCCAGACGACGCCAGGCTCTTGCACCGCCTTGGTTTTGGAAACCGTGCGCCCGCGGAAGTACATGTCGAAAGCCGCTTCTTGCGAGTCGGGCAGAAGCTCCGCTCGAATCGTGCCGGTGGTGTGGCTGTCTCCCGTGCAGTGCGACCCTAAGACCATCTTGTTAACTTCACCCTTGCGGTCGATATCGCTATCGGAATAGCGGGTGAGAGCCGTCTTGTCGATGCGCAGGACGAGCGGAAACGGCGATTGCTCGGCCGGCTTCGTGGGAACTTCCGCGGCCGGATCGAGCACGGCGTAATCGTTCAAGCGCTCGGCGGCCGTTGCGACTTCAAAACTTGCCGCGGTCCATAGAAATCCGAATAGCGCGAAGATTGATCGGTATGAACGCATTGTAAGCTGCCTTATCGAAAATGGGGCGTTGCGCGGCGATTGTGTGTGCCGACGATTCAATGCCAATTCGTAAAGCAATTGCCGTGCCGCATTCTTACGGCCTGCTGCATCTTCCGCTCGATAAGGCATGGAAGCGTCGGCGTCCTTGTTGATGAGAACTGATGCTGAGTGCCCGATGCGTGGTAGCACACGCCGCCTATTCAAACGGCCGGCGATGACATACGATCGATAGCCACATCGACGCCGGACGTTCGCGAGCGCGGCGTCTCTGATTCGCAATCGACCTGAGGAGAACAACGAGATGACCGAGGCTCCGGCACGCTTTGCGCCGCCGAAGGCCTACGCCGTCGCCCTCTTGCTGTCGGCGATCGTGATCGCGATCCGTTTCGCGGCCGATCCTTGGCTCGGAGTGAAGTCGCCGCTGTTGGCGTTTCAATTGGCGATCTTCTTGGCCGGCATCTACGGCGGCTTCGGGCCGGCCATCACGGCGACGTTTCTCTGCAGCCTCACCGGTTGGTACTTTTTTCTCGAGCCGACGTATTCGTTCCGCATTGCAGCATCCGAAGACGTCATGCGGCTGCTGATCTTCGCCGCTTCCGGCGTCGTCATCGGGTATTGTTGCGGCCGCATGCTTTCCGATCGCCGGCGGGCCGATGTCGTCGAGCGTGCCTTGTCGGACAAGATCGTCGAATTGCGCAAGTCGCAAGCTACGCTCGCCATTCAGGCCAGGCTTATGGAGTCGATGGCGGAAGGGGTCAGCTTAGCGAGTGAAGACGGATACTTGGTGCATACGAACGCGGCGCACGATGCGATGTTCGGCTACGATCGAGGGGAGCTGATCGGCAAGCACATCTCGATCCTCAACGACTATCCGCCTCAGGAGAATCTGAAGCGCGTGGCAGGCGTGATCGAAGTTTTACGCAGCGAAGGAACGTGGTCGGGCGAGTTTCACAATCGCCGCAAAGACGGCAGCGGTTTTTTTACGTTTGCGCGCATCTCCACGTTGAAGGCCGACGGCACGACGCATTGGCTGTGCATACAAGAAGACATCACGCAACGGAAAGCCGACGAGGCCTCGCTGCAAGATTTGAACCTCGACCTGCGCCGCAAAGTGGCGGAGCTCGAAACGCTGCTCGAAGTGCTCCCGATCGGCATCGGCATCGCCGAAGATCGCGATTGTCGTGTCATTCGCGCGAACCCGAGCTTGGCCGAGATGCTCAAGATGCCGACCGGCAAGAACGCTTCGCTCACGGCTCCGGCCGAAGAGCGGCCGACGACGTTCAAAGTCTTGCAACGAGGCGTTGAAATTCCTTCGGACGAACTGCCCATGCAGCTCGCGGCTTCGGCCGGCCGGAGCGTTCGCGATGTGGAAATCGATGTCGTGTTCGCAGACGGGCGCATCACTCGCCTGTTGGAATCGGCTTCGCCGTTGTTCGATGAGCAAGGGAGCCCGCGCGGCAGCGTCGGCGCGTTCGTCGATATCACCGATCGGATCGTGGCGCACGAAGAGCGTCAAAAGCTGATCGTGCAACTCACGCAAAGGAGCAGCGAGCTCGCGGTCCTTTCCCAAGCGACGCAAGACGTCAATCAGGTGCTCAATGCCGAGTCGATCTTGCGCACGCTCGTCGCCGCGGCGTTGCAGATGACCGGGGCCGAAGGGGGCATGGCAGGACTCGTCGAGAACGACGTCGTCCGGTTTTCCGATTATCATCGTCGCGGCGAGCGCATCGCGATCGACTTGGAGTTCCGCAGCAACGATCCTCGCGGCGTGCCGACTTGGATCATGCTGCATCGCAAGCCGTATCTCAGCGAAGACGCTTTCGCCGACGACGTGATCCGATCCGACGTGCGTGCGGCTTACGGCGTACATGGCTTCGTCGCGGTCCCCATCTTCGGTCGCGACGATCGCCTGCTCGGTTGTCTGGAGTTGCACAATAAGCCTGCTCCCGAGCAGTTCACTCAGCACGACATCGAGAAGCTGCAAGGCCTTGCCGCCGGGGCCGCGATCGCGCTGGAAAACGCCGGCTTATTGCAGCAGGTGCGCGATGCCGACCGCCGCAAAGACGAGTTTCTCGCGATGCTCGCCCACGAATTGCGCAACCCGTTGGCACCGGTTCGCAGCGCCTTGGATGTGATTCGCTTAGACGAACGCCCGGACGATCCCTCGCAAGCGTTATTCGAGATCATGGATCGTCAGGTCTCGCACATGGGCCGGCTGATCGACGACTTGCTCGACGTCTCGCGCATCACGCGCGGCCGGATCGAGCTGCAGCGCAAAGAACTCGACCTGACGGCCTTGGTCAATGCGGTCGTCGTCGATCATCGGCAAGTCACGACCAACGCCGGGCTCACGCTCGTAGCAAATGTCGCTGCGGAGCCGCTGTGGATCTCCGGCGACGAAACACGGCTCGCGCAAGTGCTTGATAACTTGTTCTCCAACTCCGTGAAGTTCACCGATCGTGGCGGCAAGATCGAAATCACGCTCGCGGCAAGTCCCGACGACGGTGAAGCGGAACTTTCGATTCGCGACACCGGTATCGGCATCGGCGCGGAAGACCTGCCACGTATCTTCAACGCGTTCGCGCAGGCGGATCGCTCGCTCGATCGCCGACGGGGCGGCCTCGGGCTCGGCCTCGCAATCTCGAAAGGGATCATCGAGCTCCACGGCGGAAGCGTGCAGGCCGCGAGCACCGGTCTCGGCAAAGGGAGCACGATCACGTTGCAATTGCCGCTGATTCAAAAGCAGGCCGTCGCAATGCCTACGCCCGCCTCGCCGCAATCGGCTTCACATGCATCGCTGCGCGTGTTGATCGTGGAAGACAATCGCGATGCGGCGGATACGCTGCGATTGCTATTGAAAGCGCATGGCTATGCGGTCAGCGTCGCTTACTCCGGACCGGAAGGGGTCGAGGCCGCCGCGCTCTCGAGGCCCGAAGTCGTCTTATGCGACATCGGGCTCCCCGGCATGGACGGTTACGCCGTCGCGTCGGCCTTGCGCGCCAGCCCCGACAACGCCCACCTGCGCCTGATCGCGTTGAGCGGTTACGGCCGCGAAGAAGATCGCCGGCGAGCCCTCCAAGCCGGGTTCGACGACCACATGACGAAGCCGGCCGACGTCAGCAAGTTGCTCGTGAAGCTACTGGCTTATGGTTCACCGGCCCCCGAAAGCGCCGAACCGGTGGGCAACTAATGCTGCTTGCGCGTACAATCGGTCTGTGATGCATACCGAGTTGCTTACCGTCGACCCGCAGCGGCCCGAGCCGGAGCGCATCGCGCGCGCCGCGGCGATCATTCGCCGCGGAGGGCTCGTCGCGTTTCCGACGGAGACGGTCTACGGACTCGGAGCGAACGCGCTTGATTCCGCGGCCGTGCAAAAAATCTTCGCCGCTAAGGGCCGGCCGAGCAACAACCCGTTGATCGTGCATGTGACGACGCTTGCCGCCGCGAAAAGCCTGGCTTCGGCCTGGCCGGAAGTTGCCGATCGACTCGCCGCCCGCTTCTGGCCGGGACCGTTAACCTTCGTCTTGCCGAAAAGCGATGTAGTTCCGGCGCTCGTCACGGCCGGAGGACCGACGGTTGCGTTGCGCATGCCCGCGCATCCGGTGGCGCGAGCGCTCCTCGATGCCGCGGCGACTCCGCTGGCGGCACCGAGCGCGAACCGTTCGACACAGGTCTCGGCTGTCCGTGCCGAGCATGTCGTTCGCGCGCTCTCAGACCGTATCGAGATGGTGCTTGACGGAGGCGCAGCGTGGGACGGCTTAGAGTCGACCGTCGTCGATCTGACGAGCAATGTGGTTCGTATTCTGCGGCCCGGTCCGATCGATTCCATTTTGCTTGGCGAAGTGCTCGGCTATGAGCCGTCGCAAGTCGAGGTTCGCGCCGAGGAACGAGATGGTGCACTGTCGTCGCCCGGGCAACTCCGTAAGCATTATTCTCCTTCGGCGACCGTCGAACTCACGCTCGACGACGGTCGCGCGAGCGCCCTCCGTTCGGCAACTGCCGGGCTGCGCGTCGGGTGGTTGCCGATGCCGAGAGAAGATGCGCCGCCGAAAGAAGCAGCGAATGTCGTCTATTG includes:
- a CDS encoding acyltransferase, translating into MNYRPDIDGLRAVAVASVVLCHAGLGFPGGFVGVDVFFVISGYLITCLMLKDLDAGTFSLAQFWQRRIRRILPALVFVVMASFVAGWFLLGPTAYHAFGCSVDELVILKANIHFSHDIGYFAASAEDKPLLHTWSLAVEEQFYLVIPLLFGIVVRFGRRSWLEPIVALITMLSFAAGFYGVFSENQAAYFKLSTRAWELLAGVALAIRLYNRSPVAGFPVAMRWREAFAALGLAGIVLPCLCYDARTPFPGLAALPPVVGAMLLIGLGADTQRKTWVHRLLESRSAVYIGLISYSLYLWHWPLIVFFKQGNVAPPTNFERVLLVAMSLALAVVTQRCIETPFRQRRWLASRSSLIVTTAVVLIALHAGGKKLRSTNGWVERLPPHARIIADTGVCDPRFMTIHFAAHVPDQLLKVGAEGSEPELLVWGDSHAMAIMPGVDEICRASGVVARGVVHTGLSPIAAHLASDSPRIIADTNALSDAVKNYLKSSRIRAVILAARWGVYQPHPRFTESLLQTVDELNSFGCHVYFMKDVPEYDCDVVARLTQSAWHGHASAPLSVSVSPQEYATKNPFYETLLPQLIAHGATILDPIPVLQARTNSLEIPASDAGGLFYRDTHHLSGYGGKAIKPMFTPVVDTLLAQRSIPPIQSTETAQPILTADGARGMTKQR
- a CDS encoding response regulator, producing the protein MTEAPARFAPPKAYAVALLLSAIVIAIRFAADPWLGVKSPLLAFQLAIFLAGIYGGFGPAITATFLCSLTGWYFFLEPTYSFRIAASEDVMRLLIFAASGVVIGYCCGRMLSDRRRADVVERALSDKIVELRKSQATLAIQARLMESMAEGVSLASEDGYLVHTNAAHDAMFGYDRGELIGKHISILNDYPPQENLKRVAGVIEVLRSEGTWSGEFHNRRKDGSGFFTFARISTLKADGTTHWLCIQEDITQRKADEASLQDLNLDLRRKVAELETLLEVLPIGIGIAEDRDCRVIRANPSLAEMLKMPTGKNASLTAPAEERPTTFKVLQRGVEIPSDELPMQLAASAGRSVRDVEIDVVFADGRITRLLESASPLFDEQGSPRGSVGAFVDITDRIVAHEERQKLIVQLTQRSSELAVLSQATQDVNQVLNAESILRTLVAAALQMTGAEGGMAGLVENDVVRFSDYHRRGERIAIDLEFRSNDPRGVPTWIMLHRKPYLSEDAFADDVIRSDVRAAYGVHGFVAVPIFGRDDRLLGCLELHNKPAPEQFTQHDIEKLQGLAAGAAIALENAGLLQQVRDADRRKDEFLAMLAHELRNPLAPVRSALDVIRLDERPDDPSQALFEIMDRQVSHMGRLIDDLLDVSRITRGRIELQRKELDLTALVNAVVVDHRQVTTNAGLTLVANVAAEPLWISGDETRLAQVLDNLFSNSVKFTDRGGKIEITLAASPDDGEAELSIRDTGIGIGAEDLPRIFNAFAQADRSLDRRRGGLGLGLAISKGIIELHGGSVQAASTGLGKGSTITLQLPLIQKQAVAMPTPASPQSASHASLRVLIVEDNRDAADTLRLLLKAHGYAVSVAYSGPEGVEAAALSRPEVVLCDIGLPGMDGYAVASALRASPDNAHLRLIALSGYGREEDRRRALQAGFDDHMTKPADVSKLLVKLLAYGSPAPESAEPVGN
- a CDS encoding threonylcarbamoyl-AMP synthase, with translation MHTELLTVDPQRPEPERIARAAAIIRRGGLVAFPTETVYGLGANALDSAAVQKIFAAKGRPSNNPLIVHVTTLAAAKSLASAWPEVADRLAARFWPGPLTFVLPKSDVVPALVTAGGPTVALRMPAHPVARALLDAAATPLAAPSANRSTQVSAVRAEHVVRALSDRIEMVLDGGAAWDGLESTVVDLTSNVVRILRPGPIDSILLGEVLGYEPSQVEVRAEERDGALSSPGQLRKHYSPSATVELTLDDGRASALRSATAGLRVGWLPMPREDAPPKEAANVVYCPMPRDPAAYGRLLYDVFHRLEAAEVDVIVVESPPMTSAWAAVLDRLTRAAAT